A single Bacillus sp. OxB-1 DNA region contains:
- a CDS encoding creatininase has protein sequence MTVLMSEMTWPEYVERIKDGVVILPVGSTEQHAYHLPLGTDSYQANEKCKLIAKEINGIVAPVITYGYKSLQKSGGGQTFVGTTSLSGTTLISMVKDILSEFIRHGAKRIVVFDGHYENAMFLHEGIDLALKEHNVDNVKIIKVVPGGMSEEVVEKLKVYGMKSIDLEHAGLVETSLMLYFRPDLVHMERAVPVPDIAFPMYDVYPEERGPVHESGALSNPTNGCAELGELIVNDIVKNTVSIIKKEFNL, from the coding sequence ATGACTGTTTTAATGTCGGAAATGACTTGGCCGGAATATGTAGAAAGAATAAAAGATGGTGTGGTCATTTTGCCAGTAGGCTCGACTGAGCAACACGCATACCATTTACCACTCGGTACAGATTCGTATCAAGCTAATGAAAAATGTAAATTGATAGCTAAAGAAATAAACGGGATCGTTGCCCCTGTTATAACGTATGGGTATAAATCTTTGCAAAAGAGTGGTGGGGGACAAACCTTTGTAGGAACGACTAGTCTGAGTGGAACGACATTGATATCAATGGTGAAAGATATTCTGTCTGAATTTATTCGCCACGGTGCCAAAAGGATAGTTGTGTTTGATGGCCATTATGAAAATGCAATGTTTTTACATGAAGGAATTGACCTAGCCCTAAAAGAACATAACGTTGATAATGTAAAAATTATTAAAGTAGTTCCAGGAGGGATGAGTGAAGAAGTTGTAGAAAAGCTAAAAGTCTACGGAATGAAAAGCATAGACTTAGAGCATGCCGGATTAGTAGAGACTTCCTTAATGTTGTACTTTAGACCAGATTTAGTTCATATGGAAAGGGCAGTTCCTGTACCAGATATAGCCTTCCCCATGTACGATGTATATCCCGAGGAAAGAGGGCCTGTCCACGAGTCGGGGGCATTAAGCAATCCAACTAATGGATGCGCTGAACTTGGCGAGTTGATTGTAAATGATATAGTGAAGAATACGGTATCCATTATAAAAAAAGAGTTTAACCTGTAA
- a CDS encoding pirin family protein yields MLQKLSAENHAQPFRGPFTITRVQPGRILGDNTDTAFGPLAIIDHAVMKKGLTIKMHEHINDEILSYVKTGVMHHKDSAGFEAPIAAGKLMMMNAGAGFWHEEKVKEDEVEMLQIFIRPEETDLLPNIQFHDKPADNPDWYVMVGPEGSNAPLYVRQNVFILDAHPKAGEELKIPAYVGLTPFLYVMDGEITVQDFVIGKQEAVTDLVNPLPELSTNEDSTIVLFLVDMDAQMSMDGTVSGL; encoded by the coding sequence TTGTTACAAAAGCTTTCGGCTGAAAACCATGCACAACCGTTCCGGGGACCATTCACCATTACACGTGTTCAACCAGGTAGAATTTTGGGAGATAACACAGATACCGCATTTGGCCCATTGGCGATCATCGATCATGCGGTCATGAAAAAAGGGTTGACCATTAAAATGCACGAACATATCAATGATGAAATACTAAGTTACGTAAAGACAGGTGTTATGCACCATAAAGATTCTGCCGGGTTTGAAGCGCCGATTGCAGCTGGGAAGCTCATGATGATGAATGCGGGGGCGGGCTTTTGGCATGAGGAAAAAGTGAAGGAAGACGAGGTCGAGATGCTACAAATCTTCATTCGACCGGAGGAAACGGATCTTTTACCGAATATCCAATTTCATGACAAGCCGGCAGACAATCCTGATTGGTATGTCATGGTAGGGCCCGAAGGAAGCAACGCTCCCCTTTATGTTAGACAAAACGTCTTTATATTAGATGCGCATCCTAAAGCCGGCGAGGAGCTGAAGATTCCAGCCTATGTTGGACTTACGCCATTTTTATATGTAATGGACGGAGAGATCACGGTTCAAGATTTCGTCATTGGAAAACAAGAAGCAGTAACGGATTTAGTTAATCCACTGCCCGAGCTATCTACAAATGAAGACTCGACGATTGTATTATTCCTTGTCGATATGGATGCACAGATGTCCATGGATGGGACCGTTAGTGGTTTGTAG
- a CDS encoding mechanosensitive ion channel family protein, giving the protein MNFIRNRLLGYGVDEAWVGYLSIAIMIVFIALLCILANFITKKVVIRFITHIVNKNKFKWDSILLERKVFHKLSHIVPAIIIYMFAVTFPAYQHVIEKAALAYIIIVALIVINSLLSTVNDIYQTYEVSKVKPIKGYIQVIKIIVFILGIILVIANLVGESPLMLLSGIGALSAVLMLVFKDSLLGLVAGVQLSANDMVRVGDWIEVPKYGADGDVIDISLNTVMVRNFDKTVTMLPSYALISDSFKNWRGMQASGGRRIKRALNIDTTSIAFCTPEMIENYKNIHFLADYITEREREIVVYNETNQIDRNNIVNGRALTNIGVFRAYITQYLQRHPGIHQDMTLMVRQLAPGENGLPIEIYAFTNDTAWAVYETVQADIFDHLFAVAHEFGLRVFQNPTGSDFQRVSEKLS; this is encoded by the coding sequence ATGAATTTTATTCGTAACCGGCTCTTGGGTTACGGAGTGGATGAGGCGTGGGTTGGCTATCTTTCAATTGCCATTATGATCGTTTTTATCGCGTTACTTTGTATCCTCGCGAATTTTATTACGAAAAAAGTGGTCATCCGATTCATCACTCATATCGTGAACAAGAATAAATTCAAATGGGATTCTATTTTACTGGAACGAAAAGTGTTCCATAAGTTGTCTCATATTGTACCGGCTATCATTATTTATATGTTTGCTGTCACCTTTCCCGCTTATCAACATGTCATTGAAAAAGCAGCACTGGCCTATATCATCATCGTGGCACTTATTGTGATCAATAGTTTATTGAGCACCGTGAATGATATTTACCAAACGTATGAAGTTTCGAAAGTGAAGCCGATCAAAGGATATATCCAAGTGATCAAAATAATTGTCTTCATTTTGGGCATTATATTAGTCATTGCGAATCTGGTTGGCGAGAGTCCACTCATGCTGCTCAGTGGGATTGGGGCCCTTTCCGCAGTGCTGATGCTTGTTTTCAAAGATTCCTTGTTAGGGCTGGTGGCAGGTGTTCAGCTATCTGCCAATGATATGGTGCGCGTGGGCGATTGGATTGAAGTGCCAAAGTATGGCGCAGATGGGGATGTCATCGATATTTCCTTGAACACAGTGATGGTACGGAATTTTGATAAGACGGTGACGATGCTTCCGAGTTATGCGCTTATCTCGGATTCATTTAAAAACTGGCGAGGGATGCAAGCATCCGGGGGCAGGCGCATCAAGCGCGCGTTGAATATTGATACAACCAGTATTGCATTTTGCACGCCGGAAATGATTGAGAACTATAAAAATATCCACTTCCTAGCGGATTATATTACGGAGCGGGAACGTGAAATCGTCGTGTACAATGAAACGAATCAGATCGACCGCAATAATATTGTCAATGGGCGGGCACTGACGAATATCGGAGTTTTCCGGGCCTATATTACGCAATATTTGCAACGCCATCCGGGCATCCACCAGGATATGACGTTAATGGTACGTCAATTGGCGCCCGGGGAGAATGGGCTGCCGATTGAAATTTACGCCTTTACGAATGATACGGCATGGGCCGTATATGAAACGGTGCAAGCTGATATTTTTGATCATTTATTTGCAGTTGCACATGAATTTGGACTCCGTGTGTTCCAAAATCCAACAGGTAGTGACTTTCAAAGGGTGAGTGAGAAACTTAGTTAG
- a CDS encoding NAD(P)/FAD-dependent oxidoreductase, protein MNSKEILDVTIIGGGPAGLFSAFYSGCRELKTKLIEYHPYLGGKLNVYPEKMIWDVGGIVPTPAHQLIEQMVGQANTFQPEILLNTKVTSISKNENGIFIVHTATGEEHYSRTVILAIGGGILKPTKLEIDGAERFEVTNLHYTVKSLAQFKGRKVLISGGGNSAIDWANELESIAEQVYITYRKNTLKGHEAEVSRLLNSTVQCFLNTTIEKLIASDSHETIEQVVLRDEETGESIYVEVDEVIINHGFERERELIDNSTVDIEMATDIWVAGNSMGETSVEGLFAAGDILEHEGKLRLIAGAFQDAANAVNRVKQFVTPEASSRGVVSTHNEMFKEKNKEILKQVVSKK, encoded by the coding sequence ATGAACTCTAAAGAGATTCTAGATGTGACAATTATTGGAGGCGGTCCTGCAGGATTGTTTTCCGCGTTTTATAGCGGCTGTAGAGAGCTGAAGACTAAACTGATTGAGTATCATCCATACCTTGGCGGTAAATTGAATGTTTATCCCGAGAAAATGATCTGGGATGTGGGTGGGATTGTCCCTACTCCAGCTCATCAATTAATTGAACAGATGGTGGGGCAAGCAAACACATTTCAACCTGAAATATTGCTCAATACAAAAGTGACGTCCATTTCAAAAAATGAAAATGGTATCTTCATAGTACATACTGCAACAGGGGAAGAGCATTATTCGAGGACAGTCATTTTAGCGATCGGCGGGGGAATCTTAAAACCGACGAAGCTCGAGATTGATGGGGCTGAGCGATTTGAAGTTACGAATCTCCATTATACGGTCAAATCCCTTGCTCAATTTAAAGGAAGAAAAGTGCTTATTTCGGGTGGTGGGAATTCTGCAATTGATTGGGCAAACGAATTGGAGTCGATTGCGGAGCAAGTGTATATAACGTATCGAAAAAATACATTGAAAGGTCATGAAGCCGAAGTATCGAGGTTGCTGAATAGCACAGTCCAATGCTTTTTGAATACAACGATTGAAAAACTTATAGCATCCGACAGTCATGAAACAATTGAGCAAGTGGTCTTACGAGACGAGGAGACGGGTGAAAGTATTTACGTGGAAGTAGATGAAGTCATTATCAACCATGGCTTTGAAAGAGAAAGGGAGTTGATCGACAACAGTACGGTTGATATTGAGATGGCCACCGACATTTGGGTAGCCGGCAATTCGATGGGCGAGACTTCCGTGGAAGGCTTGTTTGCGGCTGGAGACATTCTGGAACACGAGGGGAAACTTCGGCTGATTGCAGGTGCATTCCAAGATGCGGCGAATGCGGTAAATCGAGTAAAACAATTTGTAACGCCTGAAGCCAGTTCCCGTGGGGTCGTTTCCACTCATAACGAAATGTTCAAAGAGAAAAATAAAGAGATCCTTAAGCAAGTCGTTTCCAAGAAGTAA
- a CDS encoding ABC transporter ATP-binding protein: protein MKIIEDLHLTIPKGEITVFVGANGCGKSTLLRSLARLLKPQSGGIILDGEELRSLSTKEVAKRLAILPQTPLAPEGLTVLQLVKQGRYPHQSWLKQWSKEDEVVVNRVLELTNMKEFAERPVDSLSGGQRQRAWIAMTLAQKTEIILLDEPTTYLDLAHQIEILDLLFDLNEVENRTIVMVLHDLNLACRYAHHIVAICDKNIYAQGKPEDVITPQMVKDVFCMSCDIGRDPIFGTPLCIPYGKGRKIE, encoded by the coding sequence ATGAAAATTATCGAGGATCTGCATTTGACGATACCTAAAGGGGAAATAACTGTCTTTGTCGGGGCGAACGGCTGCGGGAAATCGACGTTATTGCGATCGTTGGCTCGCCTCCTGAAACCGCAATCGGGTGGGATAATTTTAGATGGAGAGGAATTACGGAGTTTGTCCACCAAAGAGGTGGCCAAGAGGCTTGCGATTCTCCCGCAAACGCCGCTTGCACCGGAAGGGCTGACTGTTCTGCAGCTAGTGAAGCAGGGGAGATACCCCCATCAAAGCTGGTTGAAGCAGTGGTCGAAAGAAGACGAGGTTGTTGTGAATCGTGTTCTCGAACTAACGAACATGAAAGAATTTGCGGAAAGGCCTGTAGACTCCTTGTCTGGCGGGCAGAGGCAACGGGCGTGGATTGCGATGACGTTAGCTCAAAAAACGGAAATCATTCTATTGGATGAGCCGACAACCTACTTGGATTTGGCTCACCAGATTGAGATTTTGGACCTCCTATTTGATCTGAATGAGGTTGAAAACAGAACGATTGTCATGGTGCTGCACGATTTGAATTTGGCATGTAGGTATGCTCATCATATTGTAGCCATTTGTGATAAAAACATCTATGCGCAAGGGAAGCCAGAAGACGTCATTACACCACAAATGGTGAAGGATGTCTTTTGCATGAGTTGCGATATCGGAAGGGATCCGATTTTTGGCACGCCATTATGTATACCGTATGGGAAAGGCAGGAAGATAGAATAA
- a CDS encoding FecCD family ABC transporter permease produces MGKYISLKNKSEAVSFQIQTKTMAVLLILSCLSIILFVFSLSMGSSFISPWAVLQALTGAGEQDFILHQLRLPRVLLAFMVGAALGVAGAILQAVVRNPLASPDIIGITAGASAGAILFFVFLMGSVSAGLLPFAAIIGAAIVAGVIYLLAWNNGVTPIRLVLIGIGVAAAMKAVVMMMLVLSDTAVTTKAYLWLTGSLYGSNWSHVYAMLPWIIVFIPLTGILARSVNAKELGDDVAVGLGVNVQSRRFTLLFVSVALAGSAAAFAGGIEFVGLIAPHIGRMLIGRSFAALIPVSALLGGMIVVLADLVARTAFLPLDIPAGVFTACIGAPFFIYLLFRNRSM; encoded by the coding sequence GTGGGTAAATACATTTCGTTGAAAAATAAATCGGAAGCCGTTTCCTTTCAAATTCAAACGAAAACGATGGCGGTTTTGCTGATTCTCAGCTGTTTATCCATCATCCTTTTCGTATTCAGCCTTTCTATGGGGAGTAGCTTTATAAGCCCGTGGGCAGTTCTTCAGGCGCTAACCGGCGCAGGAGAACAAGATTTCATCCTTCATCAATTAAGGCTTCCGAGAGTGTTGCTGGCATTCATGGTAGGTGCAGCACTCGGTGTTGCAGGTGCTATTTTGCAAGCGGTTGTTCGAAACCCGCTCGCTTCTCCGGACATCATTGGGATAACGGCAGGAGCCTCCGCGGGTGCTATCCTCTTTTTTGTTTTTTTAATGGGGAGCGTCAGTGCCGGCTTGCTTCCATTTGCAGCTATTATAGGAGCCGCCATCGTTGCGGGTGTTATCTATTTGCTCGCTTGGAATAATGGCGTCACCCCGATTCGGCTAGTCTTGATCGGAATTGGTGTGGCGGCTGCGATGAAAGCAGTTGTCATGATGATGCTTGTTTTAAGCGATACCGCAGTAACGACGAAAGCGTATCTTTGGCTGACCGGAAGTTTGTATGGATCCAACTGGAGTCATGTGTATGCCATGCTTCCATGGATAATAGTATTCATTCCCCTGACAGGGATTCTTGCTCGGTCCGTTAATGCTAAGGAATTAGGGGATGATGTTGCAGTCGGGCTTGGGGTGAATGTTCAATCGAGACGTTTTACACTCTTGTTCGTAAGTGTGGCTCTAGCTGGCTCCGCTGCTGCATTTGCCGGGGGCATCGAGTTTGTTGGATTGATAGCACCGCATATCGGGCGGATGCTGATTGGGCGATCGTTTGCAGCGTTAATACCCGTGTCGGCGCTGCTTGGCGGAATGATTGTCGTGCTGGCGGATCTTGTAGCCAGAACTGCTTTTTTACCGCTGGATATCCCAGCGGGTGTATTTACAGCATGTATAGGAGCACCGTTTTTTATTTATTTGTTGTTCCGCAATCGAAGTATGTAA
- a CDS encoding FecCD family ABC transporter permease, which yields MRSFHSRTPFKIFVLALSFVVVCLSFFLSIALGQTSISIQTTVEALLRFDETNTEHIIVTTSRLTRAVVAALIGANLAVGGALMQAMTRNPLAAPDILGVNAGALFFIVLSATFFSVDSLQMYMWVAFLGAAFAGICVYFLGSLGNDGLSPIKIVLAGAAISALFISFTQGLLVIDEQKIQSVLFWLAGSVAGRSMDMLLPVLPYMLGALVFALFLGKPVTILMSGEDIAKSLGQRTALLKVTIGVIVIILAGNSVAVAGSIGFIGLIVPHVVKGLVGPDYRWVIPLSALLGASLLLLADVAARFVIEPQEMPIGVMTAFIGTPFFIYIARRGLVKSG from the coding sequence ATGAGAAGTTTCCATTCTCGTACGCCTTTTAAAATTTTTGTTTTAGCTCTAAGTTTTGTCGTTGTCTGTCTTTCGTTTTTTTTAAGTATCGCTCTCGGACAAACTTCCATCTCCATACAGACAACCGTGGAAGCGTTATTGAGATTCGATGAAACGAATACGGAGCATATAATCGTGACGACATCCAGATTGACAAGGGCTGTCGTTGCCGCCTTGATAGGTGCCAATCTTGCAGTCGGGGGGGCACTCATGCAGGCAATGACAAGAAATCCATTAGCTGCACCCGATATTCTCGGCGTCAATGCTGGGGCGTTATTCTTTATTGTGCTTTCAGCCACTTTCTTTTCAGTCGATTCCTTACAGATGTATATGTGGGTTGCCTTTTTAGGGGCTGCCTTTGCCGGCATTTGCGTGTATTTCCTCGGATCATTGGGAAATGACGGGCTGTCTCCCATTAAAATTGTTTTAGCGGGAGCGGCTATTTCCGCACTCTTCATCTCCTTTACACAAGGGTTGCTCGTCATCGATGAGCAAAAAATTCAAAGTGTATTGTTTTGGCTAGCTGGTTCAGTTGCCGGCAGAAGTATGGATATGTTATTGCCTGTATTGCCGTATATGCTTGGTGCATTAGTGTTTGCACTTTTTTTAGGAAAACCGGTTACCATTCTGATGTCTGGAGAGGATATTGCCAAAAGCTTAGGCCAGCGTACGGCTCTCCTCAAAGTAACGATCGGGGTGATTGTTATTATTTTAGCGGGAAACTCTGTCGCCGTGGCTGGCTCCATCGGTTTTATCGGATTAATCGTTCCTCATGTGGTAAAGGGGCTTGTCGGCCCCGATTATCGATGGGTGATTCCTTTGAGTGCACTATTAGGTGCCAGCTTGCTTCTGTTAGCCGATGTGGCTGCTCGGTTTGTCATCGAACCACAGGAAATGCCCATTGGTGTCATGACTGCATTTATCGGGACACCATTTTTTATCTACATTGCCCGGAGAGGGTTGGTGAAAAGTGGGTAA